The Methanolacinia petrolearia DSM 11571 genome has a segment encoding these proteins:
- a CDS encoding PP2C family protein-serine/threonine phosphatase codes for MEYSSVSIAGKRRHNEDSCLASQIKDGLLMAVADGIGGHAAGDVASRIAIDTLRSEFTKNYRAGMSAAEIEKLLRNSFAMADENVSTMAVGDRAGMGTTLVAAFVRDLEVFIANTGDSRAYLFNGMLKQITVDHSLVQELVEKGAIDPEKRRTHPMKNVITRSIGGDFSVDLYHIGINSGEVLLLSSDGLHDYIEDDVISKGLNSEETANGTARLLVKSAMPVSEDNISVVVLKR; via the coding sequence ATGGAATACAGCAGTGTTTCGATTGCAGGAAAAAGGCGGCACAATGAGGACTCCTGTTTAGCTTCACAAATTAAGGACGGCCTTCTTATGGCGGTTGCCGACGGTATAGGAGGTCATGCTGCCGGTGATGTGGCATCACGCATAGCCATAGATACCCTGCGTTCAGAGTTCACAAAAAATTACAGGGCGGGCATGAGTGCCGCTGAAATTGAAAAGTTATTGAGAAATTCATTTGCCATGGCCGATGAAAATGTCAGCACAATGGCCGTAGGAGACAGAGCCGGAATGGGTACAACGCTCGTTGCCGCATTTGTCCGTGATTTGGAAGTTTTCATTGCAAATACCGGGGATTCAAGGGCTTATCTATTTAACGGAATGCTAAAGCAGATTACCGTGGATCATTCTCTTGTTCAGGAACTTGTGGAAAAAGGAGCAATAGATCCTGAAAAAAGAAGAACTCATCCTATGAAGAACGTAATAACAAGATCTATCGGCGGAGATTTTTCAGTAGATCTGTATCATATAGGGATCAATTCAGGAGAGGTTCTTCTTTTATCCAGCGACGGTCTTCATGATTATATAGAAGATGATGTTATATCGAAGGGGCTGAATTCAGAGGAAACTGCGAACGGAACCGCCAGACTACTTGTCAAATCCGCAATGCCCGTCTCGGAGGACAATATTTCGGTTGTTGTTTTGAAAAGATAA
- a CDS encoding FHA domain-containing protein, whose amino-acid sequence MSGGINDKTIAISSDPDFYEDLSEYLNVLSNPTRLRILKLIENHPKEVREIAREIDTSYENTKKHLDKLLKTGVIKKEAGMGRQTSKGALPVWKYSLIPGGMEGIIRNLSIFSNIDVRIGHEELNAKLEEVRKLLSEDNSTGVPLIVVLGGECDGEAYALKEDEIRIGREDNKSPEFSNSDNAIVLPNSYEAVTRVSRPHAKFINRKGDWFIEDCGSTGGTYINNTKIQACRETSIIDGDMIDLARGSKGARIIFNLTHKDTPE is encoded by the coding sequence ATGAGCGGTGGTATTAATGACAAAACAATTGCGATATCTTCGGATCCGGATTTTTATGAGGATCTCTCGGAATACCTGAATGTCCTGTCAAATCCTACAAGGCTCAGGATCCTGAAGCTGATTGAAAACCACCCGAAAGAGGTTCGCGAAATCGCAAGAGAGATCGATACGAGCTATGAAAATACAAAAAAACATCTAGATAAACTGCTTAAGACAGGTGTCATAAAGAAAGAAGCCGGGATGGGCAGGCAGACCTCAAAAGGAGCACTTCCAGTCTGGAAATATTCACTTATCCCCGGCGGAATGGAAGGAATTATCCGCAATCTCAGCATTTTTTCAAATATCGATGTAAGGATAGGACATGAGGAGTTAAACGCCAAACTGGAAGAGGTCAGGAAACTTCTTTCAGAGGACAACAGCACGGGTGTCCCTTTGATAGTCGTTCTTGGTGGCGAATGCGACGGGGAGGCATATGCCTTAAAGGAAGACGAAATCCGGATAGGCCGTGAAGACAACAAATCCCCTGAATTCAGTAATTCCGATAATGCGATAGTTCTTCCCAACTCCTATGAAGCAGTAACAAGGGTGAGCAGGCCGCATGCCAAATTTATCAACCGCAAGGGGGACTGGTTCATAGAAGACTGTGGAAGTACGGGGGGTACATATATCAATAATACAAAGATTCAGGCCTGCCGTGAGACATCCATCATTGACGGAGATATGATCGATCTTGCAAGAGGATCGAAAGGAGCAAGAATCATCTTCAATCTGACTCATAAAGACACACCTGAATAA
- a CDS encoding FAD-dependent oxidoreductase, with the protein MPDVKVYSTKQCQYCRLLKAFLDKKGIKYQNIDVGEDIEAAKEMVELSGQYAVPVTVIDGEVIVGYDVRRLNELFGDTGEKGEIDIIILGGGPAGLTAAAYAARKLLRCMIITEDIGGQALESWAIENYMGFRIISGSDLMQKFEEQVRNEDIEIEIDRAESIEESNGKFVITTVSGQKFEGKSVIIATGVKPRWLGIKDEEKYIGHGISICSTCDGPLFRDKIVTIVGGGNYAVTTAIEMSKLATHVNLIVRSKIRADEVYTSQYEGLENVSTYKNYTVSALEGDNMLKAVTIKERDTGEESKLETDGLFLAIGHDANTGFLEGFVDLNENGEIITDNNGRTSHNGVFAAGDVTDTKSKQVIIASGEGAKAALSAYSFLVNK; encoded by the coding sequence ATGCCGGATGTAAAAGTTTACTCGACAAAACAGTGCCAGTACTGCAGACTGCTCAAGGCGTTTCTTGACAAAAAAGGAATAAAATATCAAAATATTGATGTGGGAGAAGATATTGAAGCAGCCAAAGAGATGGTTGAACTCTCGGGCCAGTATGCAGTACCTGTAACTGTAATCGACGGCGAGGTCATCGTAGGCTATGACGTCAGGAGACTGAACGAACTTTTCGGGGATACCGGAGAAAAAGGTGAAATCGACATTATTATTCTTGGCGGAGGACCTGCAGGGCTTACAGCAGCTGCATATGCAGCGAGAAAGCTGCTCAGATGCATGATAATTACAGAGGACATAGGCGGACAGGCCCTGGAATCCTGGGCAATTGAAAACTATATGGGATTCCGTATAATATCCGGAAGCGATCTCATGCAGAAATTTGAAGAGCAGGTCAGGAATGAGGATATTGAGATCGAGATAGACCGGGCCGAATCGATTGAGGAGAGTAACGGAAAATTCGTCATCACTACGGTATCAGGGCAGAAATTTGAAGGTAAATCGGTGATTATTGCAACAGGTGTCAAACCCAGGTGGCTTGGAATAAAAGATGAAGAAAAATATATCGGCCACGGGATCAGCATATGCTCCACATGCGACGGTCCGCTCTTCCGCGATAAAATTGTGACAATTGTCGGAGGAGGAAATTACGCAGTCACGACAGCCATTGAAATGAGCAAACTTGCCACACACGTAAACCTTATAGTAAGAAGCAAAATCAGGGCTGACGAGGTATACACCAGCCAGTACGAGGGGCTTGAGAATGTTTCAACTTATAAAAACTACACTGTAAGCGCCCTTGAGGGGGACAATATGCTCAAAGCAGTTACAATTAAAGAAAGAGACACTGGCGAAGAGTCAAAACTTGAAACAGACGGTCTCTTCCTCGCTATCGGCCATGATGCAAATACCGGATTCCTTGAAGGCTTCGTCGATCTCAATGAAAACGGAGAGATCATCACAGACAACAACGGCAGGACATCACATAATGGCGTCTTTGCAGCCGGCGATGTTACCGATACCAAGAGCAAGCAGGTAATTATTGCCTCGGGAGAAGGTGCAAAAGCCGCACTTTCCGCCTATTCTTTCCTTGTTAACAAATAA
- a CDS encoding protein kinase domain-containing protein — protein sequence MVILFLFLMLLVSPVAAANNNSSSEGIINQTVTNSIAAAVAGAEPGSVLLIESGEWGGNFVIDKPISLLGMDSGTGKPHIITKEGLAGITITSDNVTIEGFTISGDADCAVWIEGNDTIISDNTFLGTPIAISIISGDGLSFSGNSINNHSVGIYADKNVSGVITLNNFDNRVNAKSLTTTLNWSSDNSSYLYENEIYNSSLGNYWDDYKGSDDDGNGIGSTPYMPYTSASDIRDAVGSDFIGSLSDEGVKQIYEGYWKGLFRNENYVKDKYPLISENSMYVVVPKTTQADIITAGGVNGTSGPTGIPIIQLPENISINLSVPGGNGNTSVQATPGGTGGDPARIEPMLSLQNPFEIVFVMVLIAGVFAGLIGILGKFGRIYGLKGGRKYEVAFMGLAFGAMSIALLYTVVSYTSRLIYGFIDYGMIQVAFIFVTAYLIMSSAFLAFGLLSGRFPLNIYRLQSPVAIVATVLLGISIYTVPVELGPVTGMAYPAALLLSIVLPLVFRHRFKSLVMRWYAEKGDVTASSFDPDSTSLFMKEEDIMSSSLSSSYFPESLHDKYSDVEFIGKGGIARVFKAKRRKDGVVVAVKVPINFDETTGRLFLKEMRIWEGLEHPNIAKLHSVNIFPVPYVEMEYLETPLSAVEKPLPPVESLRIIYDVAEGLSYAHSRGIIHRDIKPQNIMLSADKTAKITDWGLGKIMSDGNETTIIGFSLNYAAPEQVAPKTFGYPDERTDIYQLGIVFYELITGKKPFSGSGVAEVTDEILHLQPVVPSKAGARDDLFDDVVMKCLNKNQDERFSSVDEFKKFLTGIVLQNDGLKEFFKDVEPSG from the coding sequence ATGGTTATTTTATTTCTTTTCCTCATGCTTCTTGTCTCACCGGTTGCAGCAGCAAATAATAACAGCAGCAGTGAAGGAATTATAAATCAGACAGTCACAAACAGCATTGCTGCAGCAGTAGCAGGAGCTGAACCGGGTTCTGTACTGTTGATCGAGAGCGGGGAATGGGGGGGCAATTTCGTAATTGATAAACCGATCTCCCTCCTTGGAATGGACAGCGGGACGGGAAAACCGCATATTATTACCAAAGAGGGGCTTGCCGGGATTACAATAACGTCGGATAACGTAACCATCGAGGGATTTACAATCTCTGGCGATGCCGACTGCGCAGTATGGATTGAGGGAAACGATACGATAATCTCCGACAACACCTTCCTCGGAACTCCGATAGCAATAAGCATCATATCCGGGGACGGGCTTTCGTTTTCAGGGAATTCCATAAACAACCACAGTGTCGGCATATACGCGGATAAGAATGTTTCCGGTGTTATAACCCTGAATAATTTTGACAACAGGGTGAATGCGAAATCCCTGACGACGACCCTGAACTGGTCCTCGGACAATTCTTCGTATCTTTACGAAAATGAGATCTATAATTCGTCTTTGGGAAACTACTGGGACGATTATAAGGGGAGCGATGATGACGGAAACGGCATAGGCAGTACTCCTTATATGCCCTATACCTCGGCATCGGATATCCGAGATGCCGTGGGCTCTGATTTTATCGGTTCGCTCTCTGATGAAGGAGTAAAGCAGATCTACGAAGGATACTGGAAAGGTCTTTTCAGGAATGAAAATTATGTAAAAGATAAATATCCGCTGATATCTGAAAATTCAATGTATGTAGTAGTCCCGAAGACAACGCAGGCCGATATCATTACTGCAGGCGGTGTCAACGGTACGTCGGGACCGACGGGAATTCCGATTATACAGCTGCCGGAGAATATTTCTATAAACCTGAGCGTTCCCGGCGGGAACGGTAATACTTCGGTTCAGGCTACCCCGGGTGGTACTGGCGGCGATCCGGCCAGAATCGAGCCGATGCTCTCCCTGCAGAATCCGTTTGAGATCGTTTTTGTTATGGTTCTTATTGCCGGGGTATTTGCCGGATTAATCGGAATTTTGGGAAAATTCGGGAGAATCTATGGTTTGAAAGGCGGCAGAAAGTATGAAGTTGCCTTTATGGGTCTTGCCTTTGGCGCCATGTCTATTGCCCTGCTTTACACCGTCGTATCATATACTTCAAGGCTGATATACGGATTTATCGACTACGGGATGATTCAGGTTGCATTCATATTTGTTACCGCATATCTGATTATGTCCTCCGCATTTCTGGCATTCGGTCTTCTCAGCGGAAGATTCCCATTAAATATCTACCGCCTCCAGAGCCCTGTTGCAATTGTGGCAACAGTTCTCCTGGGAATATCCATATATACGGTACCTGTTGAACTAGGTCCGGTAACCGGGATGGCATATCCCGCAGCTCTGCTGCTTTCAATAGTTCTTCCGCTTGTCTTCAGACATCGTTTCAAATCACTGGTTATGAGGTGGTATGCAGAGAAAGGAGATGTCACGGCCTCTTCGTTCGATCCTGATTCGACTTCGCTCTTCATGAAAGAGGAGGATATTATGAGTTCATCGCTCTCGTCTTCCTATTTCCCGGAAAGTCTCCATGATAAATACAGCGATGTCGAGTTTATCGGAAAAGGAGGGATCGCCAGGGTTTTTAAAGCAAAACGGCGAAAAGACGGAGTCGTGGTGGCGGTAAAGGTTCCGATAAACTTTGACGAAACTACCGGAAGGCTGTTTTTGAAGGAGATGAGGATCTGGGAAGGACTGGAGCATCCGAACATTGCTAAACTTCATTCGGTAAATATATTCCCTGTCCCTTATGTAGAGATGGAATATCTCGAAACGCCTCTGTCGGCTGTTGAAAAACCGCTCCCTCCCGTGGAATCGTTAAGAATAATCTATGATGTTGCAGAAGGGCTTTCTTATGCGCATTCGAGGGGTATAATTCACCGTGACATAAAACCCCAGAACATTATGCTTTCAGCAGACAAAACCGCAAAGATTACCGATTGGGGGCTCGGGAAGATAATGTCGGACGGAAATGAAACGACTATTATAGGATTCTCCCTGAATTACGCGGCACCGGAGCAGGTCGCTCCGAAGACCTTCGGCTATCCCGACGAAAGGACCGATATATACCAGCTTGGAATTGTGTTCTATGAGCTGATAACCGGAAAAAAACCATTCTCCGGTTCGGGTGTTGCAGAGGTTACCGACGAGATCCTGCATTTGCAGCCCGTTGTTCCTTCGAAAGCGGGAGCCCGGGATGATCTCTTTGACGATGTGGTCATGAAATGCCTTAATAAGAACCAGGATGAGCGTTTTTCTTCCGTAGATGAGTTTAAAAAATTCCTGACCGGGATTGTCCTTCAAAACGATGGTCTGAAGGAATTCTTTAAAGACGTTGAACCATCAGGTTAA
- a CDS encoding HEAT repeat domain-containing protein, producing the protein MKFRAIHIASILILTAFIFTAACTGSSGQGNSEISRYIEDLYSEDKDTVTSAVKELAGSGEAAVNPLINVFSSGNQQASGYAAVALVYIGEPAIEPLTKELGSDNEDESDWASNTLALMGSKAVPDLIEIVNTGSDTEKEQAAITLIKIGENALPLLNLELNTNAEADQAEIISIIRSIEATQNLQEKLNYTADAASV; encoded by the coding sequence ATGAAATTCAGGGCAATCCATATCGCTTCAATACTGATACTCACAGCATTCATTTTTACAGCTGCATGTACCGGTTCGTCAGGGCAGGGCAATAGTGAAATTTCCAGGTATATTGAAGACCTGTATTCAGAGGACAAGGATACGGTGACATCGGCTGTAAAAGAACTTGCAGGCAGCGGTGAGGCAGCGGTAAATCCCCTGATCAATGTATTTTCTTCAGGGAATCAGCAGGCTTCGGGTTACGCAGCCGTAGCTCTTGTATATATAGGAGAACCTGCGATCGAACCTCTCACCAAAGAGCTTGGTTCAGATAATGAAGACGAGAGTGATTGGGCCTCAAATACACTGGCACTGATGGGCAGTAAAGCTGTTCCGGATCTTATAGAGATAGTAAATACCGGAAGCGACACAGAAAAAGAGCAGGCAGCAATAACGCTCATTAAGATCGGTGAGAACGCGCTTCCTCTGCTAAATCTGGAACTCAATACCAATGCAGAGGCGGATCAGGCAGAGATCATCTCGATTATCCGGTCAATAGAGGCAACACAAAACCTGCAGGAAAAGTTAAACTATACGGCGGATGCGGCGTCAGTTTAA
- a CDS encoding C1 family peptidase produces the protein MKKHVIAVLIAVAILSGIFFIAPCFFDSSPGSEDATLKSVQNPDTGSIHRENVSHNETTEPSGNDCEDCCLVESGDRSYGVMSIDDEYKEEKEETINANPVVSYATENPSVGKTDFNDDIPDSSGSGENLSGYIPYFGDERDQGLCGNCWVWTCTEIAEIEYAVQTGNKERFSVQYFNSNYKNGTGSGASASWACCGGNLFSFTGFYDLNDQKKLIPWNNTKARYYDLLIKCSDGASNMQSALISEDPSVPFESVAPFTVQTWGISQSVAIDTIESYIDQGRALYVSFEWVSGEGFDQWWSSESEESVYDPIGDMGNGTPDSAHAVTLIGYNETAWLLHNSWGTSSNHPDGTFWMTKDFDYNAGSLLFPSDTYVNFYGFEITGLTETAPDLIREYTYGGTNADAAYGIVSASDGGYVLAGEKSSKNGNYPLNYGSSDTWMVKTNSSGSVEWEINYGGSGDDTAFAIIKTSDDGFLIAGSTSSNDINISGNNGGVDALLLKTDSNGVLQWLKVYGGSGDDSFNDIEAVSGGYLAVGETKSSGGDVSSNNGGGDAWIVKVDTSGDILWENTYGGSADESISDIILPGDGTLLASGSTASSDGNVSSNNGGEDAWIIKTGLSGDLLWENTYGGSGDEQALGIGVLSDGSYIVAGSAESSDGDVSSNNGCDDVWLFRINSSGSLEWEKNYGGSGNDAAASVLVLDDDYILVCGATGSSDGDVAGNNGDTDVWLIKTDSSGDIVWTGCHGGQKKDLIYELVPSGSVNGFIGGGCTFSSDGDVSFNNGGGDLWIAEFGYPDENPMPDPTVTPTQRLTVTPTPTEVYTKVSGEPSSTSVDLQAIIRVMSEKDYTADTGIEGGEQESDGQQTETPPYINAQKVIGGTGDDFATSVIAGSSGFVVAGTVDSDEGDIESENGGADILLAGFDSGLDLVWQKYIGGSGDDTAVSIVKSGDDSLVIAGTTSSSDGDIPLLHGGSDILLACTDGKGDIKWVKSAGGSLDDRASSMIMTDDGNFIVVGETWSSDGDISFENRRNLGEGDLWAVCFDSSGNLVWERRLGGTGYDSASAVAPAPGGGCTIAGQTRSYDGDPSGNNKHYGESDIWVIRLDRYGRIIWQKTFGTSGEDGATDIELSGDGCYIISGYAAAGDDDAAGSYGGSDALILKIDSSGKLLWKRSYGSSSSDLGIAAECCSNGDFVIAGVSFNKPGNMSSWGDYDGWLIRLDPSGTVLWEKDFGSSGEDWGYDIDYCAEEREFIIAGMTTGLKDHQGSSDSDLLLVKIDDGSAD, from the coding sequence ATGAAAAAACATGTTATAGCTGTTTTAATAGCAGTTGCCATCCTGTCGGGAATCTTTTTTATCGCTCCGTGTTTTTTTGATAGTTCGCCTGGCAGTGAAGACGCCACATTAAAAAGCGTTCAAAATCCTGATACAGGCAGTATTCACAGGGAAAACGTTTCCCATAATGAAACGACTGAACCATCCGGTAATGATTGTGAAGATTGCTGTCTCGTGGAATCAGGGGATAGATCCTACGGGGTAATGTCAATCGATGATGAATACAAGGAGGAGAAAGAGGAGACGATCAATGCAAATCCCGTTGTGTCATATGCGACAGAAAACCCATCTGTAGGGAAGACTGATTTTAATGATGACATTCCTGATTCCTCGGGGAGTGGGGAGAATCTGAGCGGATATATTCCTTATTTCGGCGACGAGAGGGATCAGGGTTTATGCGGCAACTGCTGGGTATGGACATGTACAGAGATTGCAGAGATTGAGTACGCCGTTCAAACCGGAAATAAAGAGAGATTTTCGGTCCAGTACTTCAATTCAAATTACAAGAACGGTACAGGTTCGGGAGCATCGGCTTCCTGGGCATGCTGTGGTGGAAATCTCTTCTCTTTTACAGGATTTTATGACCTGAATGATCAGAAAAAACTGATTCCCTGGAACAATACCAAAGCCAGGTACTATGACCTTCTGATCAAATGCTCGGATGGTGCATCCAATATGCAGTCCGCTTTAATTTCGGAAGATCCGTCCGTACCATTTGAGTCAGTGGCTCCTTTTACAGTCCAGACCTGGGGGATTTCACAATCCGTGGCTATTGATACGATTGAATCGTATATCGATCAGGGCAGGGCTCTTTATGTCTCTTTTGAATGGGTGAGCGGCGAAGGTTTCGATCAATGGTGGTCTTCGGAATCTGAGGAGTCCGTTTATGATCCAATAGGAGATATGGGAAACGGAACTCCTGACTCGGCGCATGCGGTTACGCTTATCGGTTATAATGAAACTGCATGGCTTCTTCACAACAGCTGGGGGACATCGTCCAATCATCCCGACGGAACTTTCTGGATGACTAAAGATTTCGATTATAATGCCGGGAGTCTTCTTTTCCCATCCGATACGTATGTGAATTTTTACGGTTTTGAAATAACCGGGCTTACGGAGACTGCACCTGATCTAATCAGGGAATATACATACGGCGGAACGAATGCTGATGCGGCATACGGTATCGTCAGTGCGTCGGATGGCGGTTATGTCCTTGCCGGTGAAAAATCGAGCAAAAACGGGAATTATCCGTTAAATTACGGCTCATCCGATACATGGATGGTGAAGACAAATTCGTCCGGATCTGTGGAATGGGAGATAAATTATGGCGGTTCCGGAGATGACACTGCCTTTGCAATAATAAAAACCTCAGATGACGGCTTCCTAATCGCCGGGTCCACATCAAGCAATGATATCAATATATCCGGAAATAACGGAGGCGTCGATGCACTGCTCCTGAAGACCGACAGCAATGGCGTATTGCAGTGGCTGAAGGTATATGGCGGTTCCGGCGACGATTCCTTCAATGATATAGAAGCGGTTTCAGGAGGGTATCTTGCTGTGGGAGAAACAAAAAGCAGTGGCGGAGACGTTTCTTCCAACAATGGCGGGGGGGATGCATGGATAGTAAAAGTTGACACATCAGGTGATATACTATGGGAGAATACATACGGAGGTTCTGCAGATGAGAGTATCAGTGATATTATCCTGCCCGGCGACGGCACCCTTCTTGCATCAGGAAGTACAGCAAGTTCGGATGGAAATGTTTCTTCAAACAACGGCGGTGAAGATGCCTGGATAATTAAAACCGGTTTGTCGGGAGATCTGCTGTGGGAGAACACATATGGAGGTTCGGGTGATGAACAAGCCTTGGGAATCGGTGTGCTTTCAGACGGATCTTATATTGTTGCAGGATCGGCTGAAAGCAGTGACGGGGACGTTTCCTCTAATAATGGCTGTGATGATGTCTGGTTATTTCGTATAAATTCCTCCGGCAGCCTGGAATGGGAGAAAAATTACGGTGGCTCCGGTAACGATGCAGCAGCCTCGGTTCTTGTCCTCGATGATGACTACATTCTGGTCTGTGGCGCGACCGGAAGTTCTGACGGCGATGTCGCCGGAAACAATGGGGATACGGATGTATGGCTCATTAAGACAGATTCATCAGGAGATATCGTATGGACCGGATGCCACGGCGGTCAGAAGAAAGACCTGATCTATGAACTTGTTCCTTCCGGTTCTGTCAACGGTTTTATTGGCGGAGGATGTACATTCAGCAGTGACGGCGATGTTTCTTTCAACAATGGCGGCGGCGATCTGTGGATTGCAGAATTCGGGTATCCCGATGAGAATCCGATGCCGGACCCGACTGTTACTCCAACGCAGAGACTGACCGTCACACCAACCCCGACAGAGGTTTATACGAAGGTATCGGGAGAACCTTCTTCTACTTCGGTAGATCTTCAGGCAATAATACGGGTCATGTCGGAGAAAGATTATACGGCAGATACGGGTATTGAAGGTGGTGAACAGGAATCAGACGGTCAGCAAACTGAGACTCCTCCCTATATAAACGCACAGAAGGTAATCGGAGGGACTGGAGATGATTTTGCCACATCTGTAATTGCCGGTTCGTCAGGATTTGTTGTTGCAGGAACAGTTGACAGCGATGAGGGAGATATCGAATCAGAGAATGGCGGTGCAGACATCCTCCTGGCAGGTTTCGATTCCGGACTTGATCTTGTATGGCAGAAATACATTGGGGGATCGGGTGATGATACTGCAGTATCTATTGTAAAAAGCGGAGATGACTCTCTGGTAATCGCGGGAACCACTTCGAGCAGCGACGGGGACATTCCTTTGCTTCACGGGGGCAGCGATATCCTTCTTGCCTGTACTGATGGAAAAGGGGATATAAAGTGGGTGAAGTCGGCCGGAGGAAGCCTGGATGACAGGGCATCTTCAATGATTATGACTGATGACGGAAATTTCATCGTCGTCGGTGAGACCTGGAGTTCTGACGGTGATATATCCTTTGAAAACAGGAGAAATCTTGGTGAAGGCGACCTTTGGGCCGTCTGTTTCGACTCCTCCGGAAACCTGGTGTGGGAGAGGCGGCTGGGGGGAACAGGATATGACAGTGCTTCAGCAGTTGCGCCTGCACCCGGGGGGGGCTGTACAATTGCCGGTCAAACCCGGAGTTATGATGGTGATCCTTCAGGAAACAACAAACACTATGGAGAAAGCGACATATGGGTGATCAGGCTCGACAGATACGGGAGAATAATCTGGCAGAAGACTTTCGGTACTTCAGGCGAAGATGGAGCTACGGATATTGAACTGTCGGGTGACGGTTGCTATATAATATCAGGATATGCCGCAGCCGGAGACGATGATGCGGCCGGGTCATACGGAGGATCTGATGCATTGATTCTGAAGATCGATTCTTCCGGAAAACTGTTGTGGAAGAGATCGTACGGAAGTTCGTCAAGTGACCTTGGAATAGCTGCAGAATGCTGCAGTAACGGAGATTTCGTAATTGCAGGTGTATCATTCAATAAGCCCGGGAATATGTCCTCATGGGGGGATTATGACGGGTGGCTTATAAGACTTGATCCTTCTGGAACGGTTCTGTGGGAGAAAGATTTCGGGAGTTCCGGCGAAGACTGGGGCTATGACATTGATTACTGCGCCGAAGAAAGAGAATTTATCATTGCCGGGATGACCACCGGCCTGAAAGATCATCAGGGTAGTTCAGACAGTGACCTGTTGCTGGTAAAAATTGATGATGGGTCTGCAGACTGA